Genomic segment of Salvia hispanica cultivar TCC Black 2014 chromosome 2, UniMelb_Shisp_WGS_1.0, whole genome shotgun sequence:
gggaagatacaatgattcttatgtttaattgatttcctttttctatgccttggcgactcgccagcttcgACGCACACCCAACCTGTCAACCCTAGttatatatatgcctaggaaACGCCTCCAAACATAACTTACATGCCTCATATCCCAAAAATACCACTTGTTCATctagaaagaagagaagaacgagcagaggGCGAGTATTCATTGCAAGATTGATGACGAGGCATCCAATCCGCCCAATCTAATTCTAGGAGTTTccacttttagttttattcctgttcaaacaatgtttttgaatatttctttgaatatttctttgacttttgtgatgaacatgCGTAGCTAAATCCCtcgtagagttctacggggAAGATACAATGAtacttatgtttaattgatttcctttttctatgccatggctcatgtggttattttgatttcttatgtgcttatacatttatttgcctgatcaccttataaatgcatgtggattttactacaagaactgagaagtgagtagtttaatttgaaagagaagaaattgacgtctttgccaatataatcgtgagatttgagcctttgaatggCGCTAAGTATCTTATGAgctattaggagttgttgccttagttctaggaaggagacttcggttctaggtagcaatcaacaaattatatgctttgagaaaagatatagttttaccttagtgatagcttaataacccttgagaccctttgttggcatagttagGAAGTTAATTGAGCATAtgatagttgttatcgatcccgtagAATTCTACCCTTCTCATCTTTGATCTACAtcctttttctcttatttgcttttagttctctATTCGTTTTTAACTGTTTTTACCTTGCTTTTAAGTAGATTTAGAAAACCCAAACTTTCCGATTtatctagatagtagttgaggttggttcgtggtaattaggttgacacttattgtctctgtggatacgatactttttgcttactatttgctacattagcctcgtacacttgcgggtatacttgtgttaaaaataagttgagtcacttacatcattctctcttatctcacatattttattatctctcatattttattttattttcattcaacttatttaacacaatttcttaattttcatattcaaaataaatgtcTGAGCTTTAAGTGTCCTACGGTGACAACAAACAAGTGTCACTCCCTCACACAAAAGCTGATCAGTTGCCCGCTGTATTATTTAGTACTGTATTCTCTTCGTCCTTTATTAAaagtatcatattttttttgagacATTTCAAGGTAAGTGAAtacttttttttgcattttatcttttattttctctctctattttgttctctccattaaattaataaagtcttattttcttaaattccgtgttaaaataaacatttCTCTTAGcaagggacggaggtagtagctAGTATTGATAATCTATGTAAGTATGTGTTGATATCATAGTACTTCCTCCACTCAAAAGAAGATGATCCATTTTTTGGtgttatgaaattttatgtaactttatttaatttgttaagtgaaaaaaataaaataaaaaattaagtaaaatagagataaatgtgttttagTTGATCATCTTGAATTAAAGTGAATTGtggaatggagagagtaattatGTAGTTGTATAGGCTCGGAAAGTTCggttaatttttgtgttggaCAACCAcatctttttttactttcaatttttctttaattttttttattttcgatttaataatagagagtatttaaattttggtatGTCCCAATATAGAACACGTGCAGGACAAAATATCTTGCTAACATGTGGCCCGAAGAAAATGATTAGTTCGATTATAAACAGACGTGCAAAAATGGGTATTCGCTGTTTTTGCTTCTTTTCTAGTATTatcattttgtgttttaaaatagtatttattttcttttcttttcttttcttttctttttgtacttaaaataaattttacatggtgagtttaatttaaatttaattgttttaaatttttcataaattaaattaacttaCAAGCATATACAAGtagttaatataattttttaaaataaaaataaaattacacaaaaaaGATTAACATGTTAAAATAAGACTCTTTTGACTCAATGAAAGAGGATTTGTATCCTATCCAGTATCCACCAtgtgggaaaaaaataatgaaagagGATTTGTATTCTCTCCTCGAATGTGGAAAAAAGATATCGCATTTAAATTCCATTCGATAATGAGTGGACCAACTGGGgattgaaaatgaaatcttTTGTTCCAACTCtgaaactattaaataaagtactatTGCTAATTGCTCAAATAAGATCACGCATTCACACCTGGAAATGTCCTACTCACTTTGTCGCTATCTACTTTATGTTGACGCAAATAAAAATTAGCTAATTTCTTGTATTTATAAACATTATACCACAATGTATTAGCgagatatattaatttatttaccgcttataaaactatattaacaatttcatttgttgaaacttgaaatcAATTATCCACTCTAATACACAAGTAACCAATTTCTATTACCCATGCTAGTATGCTACAGCCATATTAAGACTTATTTTTGGAGACGGGGTGATTCAAatcttaaaattctaaactcattttttagaATGGTCCagcaaaaatataatttaatccAATACTTACAAAAGAAGTTCATGATATTCAACAAGTTCGCCACAAATTATAATCAACCGccttcataaataaaataatttttaaattctaaaattcaATGTCCACATTATAAAACTCTACAAATCATACATAACTCCTTCTATGAAGTTCATTTCGGTTTATTGAAAAGTATtcgtaataaaaaaaattcgacATTCTAGGCTATTTAGTTACTATAACAACATCTTATCCTTCCATTTGGCTTAACATAAAATTCTTTAGagcattaaaaaatttcctcACCCAATTAATTCTTGATTAGTGAAAAATATGGATGGGGACAACGTGTGATGCTTAGACAACATAGTCGTCCTAGAAATTGTTATCTGCTTATCTTAGTTAAACTCTAGAGATTGTAATTGGATGTGTGAcactttttttaaacaaaacaatGTCATTATAATGTTAATTTAACGATTCTTGTATAACCAAACGGTGTAGTTTTTTGCGTTGTTATAGTATGATATTTGAGTTTGTTATATTAGATTCGGTTTTGATCATCATAGGGCAATTCAGAATAATTGAAAAGgttaaattttctatttcagtTTTATTGATAAGAAgtcaataaaaattagtagtaccttattctttaaaaataaaattttggtttgtcccataaaataaatttttttttttgcttataaTAAACTTTTTTCCCTAATGAAATGGTACTAattttccactaataatactttaatcaattttttttctatctactttactgattgtgcattaaaactcataccatttttaaagtttctatttaaaaaaaaaaaaaaaaagataatgaagGAGTATGATTTGATTTCAATGACAATTATCCTATTCCAAACAAAATTTGTTCTCTTAAAACCagcattttaaaaattgaaccGGATCGATCAATTCATCTGATTTGATCATAAGACCGTTGAACCGTTTTCTGGAGGCCATTGATCCCTGCAAGGCACTGGAGGTACCTAGAAGCATTGTGGTAGAAGAgcatatacaaataattactatttccatttttcaaaCTGAAAGCAAATTTTAGAAGCAAGATCTTCATCCGTACAcagaaatcaaaatatgaaactgaaacaaaaacaaaatgtgGTCAAATTTAgcaatttcacaaaataatttcctCGTATAATTAACATAGCAGGTGTAGTTAAAGCGACTGAGTAGAATCCGCAAACAGAATAAGTTACTACAAAAGTTGCATGCAGCTAGTTACACCAGAATAAAGCCGAATCTAACGATAATGCCCCCGGGGGTGGAGTAGCAGACTAAGTGTCTTCTATGTTCTCTTGATCTTCGAAAAAGTTCCAGTCTCTGAAAAATAAGTACTCTGAGTTCCTCCAAACTGGTTCGCCTGAGGATTTGAAAGCTCGATTCCCTGAAAAGCATGTCAAATCTTCACTCAGTAAACCAAAGTACAAGCAAGTTAGCAAATgtaagtaataaattaagctTGGGTAGGGTCCATTTGCTAGGGTACATAACTCCTCTATCATCTTGGAGTTATTTGAACTAAAATTTGTGTTCTTATCATGTTCTGTAGCATTATCTATCTTCTCTATCAAACTCCCCCTAATCGTGGAACTCAGCTGTGCCCCTTTTTGAGGCTAGTGTTTCAATGCAAAATAACCGAAACCAATGCCACAGGGAAGCATCAAACCTGGACGGGTGTGAAAGCCAGACTTGATGTCAGTCCAGAAGTTGCGCCACTGGTTCCATAACTCCTGTCCTTAAACctgaaaagaataaattgcataaatGGATAGTGATTGTCACTCATCAGCTATGAAAGCAGTAAATGTGAAGCAGAACTTCAGAGCAACTCAACTATTAAGCTTATAAGTTTGGAAATCGAACGAATCCAATACAgcatcaataaaaaaaactgcTATACTTCAACAGAAATGCAAGGAAATCATACTTCTTGGCTACTTTAGCAGCAAGTTTGCTCTGTCCAACAGATACACGAAGCTTTCCGCTACCAGCCTGACCGAGCATTCCATAACCTTCGCCAAGTCCATCACCTTCAAGAAATCATGAAGTCTTAGGATGAGCATATATTAGTAGCCTAACaccttcaaaataaaaatgtaccAATCCTACTTTACATAACAAACAACACAGTTAGTATAATGGTACCTAGTGAACTCTCCTCTGGTATCCCGAACTGCATCCTGTTAGCCAGCTTCCGCATGTCTGTAATAGCATATCTGATGGAAATTGCAAGAACATTAGGATTTTGACTTGGACGttggaaaatattaatttcaactaaaaatgaaaaaatataatttaatgaagaaataatcaaTAAGGAAATTCAAGCACCTTTCTTTCATCTTCCTTAAACGCCGACCTCCTCTCTTCTTTCTGGGCTCTGAATCAGGAACCGGAAGTGGTTTAGGCTGCTTAGCAGGAGGCGGTTCTTGCCACTTCTCTATCTTTTTGTGAATCTCTGCGCGCAAAGTTCTCCCAGTTTTTCCAACTGGGTCTCCCCTAGTAGAGTCTACACGTGCAGCAAGAGTGGATTTTGAAGCCAAAAGTCGACAAGCACGCATTCTTAAGGAAGGCGGAGTACTCTGGAAAATCTCAGTTTGCTCCAAATAGCCAACACGAAATTGGGATGTTGCTGTTGAAAACCCTGCtaaattcttctttttggcACCAAGAAGCTGAACGTTGCATGCAGGCATTTTTGCTAATGCCGAAAGACCACCAGCTGTACCAATTATTTTTGCCGCGACAGCACTTCCAACTATGGCTGAGAGATTGGGGGCAATATACCCCATTCGACTCTCCACAAAATCAAGAACCTTTTTCTTTGCAGAATCTAGAGCAAGTGCGCGATCACATGCATCAATTGTCTTTTGCAAGACATCCTCCGGAAGAGGCTTTCCACTAGTAGTTGATGCTGTGACAGAAACCACCATAATAATAGCAGACGGTAAAAATCCTTCAAGATCAACAAGCGTCAGATCCATTTCATTAGCAATCTTTTTAACAACCCGGGCATAATCAATTGGGTGGTGAACAAGAGATTCAAGTTCTGGAAATTTCAAGCGATACTTGTCACGGATGAAATTGTGAATTATCACAATCTCATTTTCAATATCGACAGACAAGGCATTACAATCAACTATCAACTGATACTCTGGATCATCTTCCAAAACAATTCCATGAGTGGAGTTCTCAGACCCATTTTCCAATGCATCTTCAACTTTCtgcaataaaaatcaaatgttaCCAACTATTACATTAATAATGAGAAAGAAGGGGCGAATCATTCACTCTAAATACAGACCTATACAAGGAAATCAGTTGCGGAATAAGACAAGGGAAATGCAACAACAAAACCACCCTAAAGAAAAAGCAAGCAGCATCAGATAGATTAACTAATCAAAAGACGCATAGCATAACATAGTGGATATTGGATACATAGCTAGTAGTCTAAACTAAACCAACCTGCATGATGTCAGTAAATCGCTGAGTTTTTTGTAGCTTCGACACACTATCAAGATCATCATAGTTAAGTGCTTCTATATCAGCTAAATCACCATCTACGTCTTCTTCCATGTGCTCAGCATCGTCGTTATCTGCTTCCTGAATCAAAAGTACTATCAAACTAGGTCCACAGCCAAGAAAATAGCAAAAAGCGGAAACGTTAGGTGCTAAGTGGAGATGAACATCATGAACGGAGGACCCAGTCATTACATGCAATATCGTATTCACATGCTAATAAAACTCGCATATACTTACCAGAAGATCATCTTCATTATCAGACAATTCATCAAGATCAGCCAGAAAAGAGTCATTCAGAGTTGCctgaaacaaaataatgtcctgttaaatttaaaacttcaAGAGATGGTCTTCACTGAGTACATAAATCTACTCTTGACGAGGCGTGCAGCAATTCAATTGGCAAATACCACGGACTATATGGCTTTAGGACAAAACCATCGAGTACCATATATTATGGACTATTAAAATGTATGAAGACTCACAAGCAAAACATTAGAAGACGTGTCTCAATAATCAGAGAGAAAATGGTTGGCTCTAGGTGATCTCAATAAACACGACCAGGAGATCGAGCATGACAGATACGCAACCACAAAGACAACACACTTCACTGTAGCCAGAGGCCTACAGCATTATGCAGGAAAGCATGGGATTAGGGAAAGTGGAATTGATTCTTTTACTAAATGATTAGATAAGCCAGATGATCTTTACTAATCTAAAGTGACAGTTTGATGAAAAGACGGATTTATCCTTTTTGGCGGGAAAATATGAGGCTATTTCTTTTACCCTTTTCGTCATTTCAACCATTGGACAAAAATTGGTCCAATAAAATGCAAGCTTCTCAAAACACAGTACACAGATATATACACAAATCATACTGAATCTGCATTTGTGGactaattttcttaaattgtaaTTGCAGACTGCTTGGACCGCGAAGGACGACATCTCCGGCGAAGGCAGCAGTGGGGGGTGAGGAGGCGAGACAAAGAGAATCAGAGAAGGCCATTGAATCAgctaaaacaaaaaccaaacTTACCAGTCAGGACGAGCCCGACTCGCCCAACTGTGCAGAACCACCTATATCCTTCGCAAAACCCCCTATTTCCCCGTCAAATCCCTCCTCCGTTTCCTATCCGCCTCCAGATTCATCCAAAGATCCATCTTTAGCCGccggagaagaagaaaggggaaagagaaagagagagaacgAGGCGGGTGTGGAACTATGGAAGGCGAGGCGGCGAGaggggagaaagagagaagcgCCGGCGTCGGGAAATGAGGGCGCTAGCGGGTGAGGCGGCGGTGGGCTGGCGAGCACAGCAGAGGGGATGCGGAGTGTCGATTTAGTGAATTAGGGTATTTGTTGTATTTAGGTTTTTAGTTTGGgcttttaattgtttcattcatttacataataatcaattttttcaatctacaatttgaccaattttaatactcctccGTAATATTTATACAAGTGAAATAATAATCTACATGAGTGTGATTTCTGGTATTTGTGTGCGTGGTTTTTTAGTGTTGGTGGATagtttttggaatttttattttggtcgtcggatttttttgtgtttggcTGGAATTGTCATATCTGCATtttttagtgaaatgtgatatgttttttaattttattcattcaaataattcaaaatgtaaaaaaaagattGGTTATTGGAtgaattgttgattgatttGCAATTAATGAGATTAATAAGTGCCAATTTATTCTTAATTGATTGGATTGACAATATTAATGAATCATTTATTATtgtactataaataaatatattttgaattttccacATCCCATATATAGAGGCAGTGAATCCatagatataattatttaaaatatacaaaaaattcCCCAAAATTatggataaatatataaaccGGAATAGAACATGGATTAGTTACCATAGTTTATCACCATAATAATacagaattttaatttggattaCTACTGTGTAAATagtacacatttttttaaaattacatttttatttaaaatatattatattaagtaAATATCTTGAACTTACTTATTAATATAGattcatattcaaaatatataactgataaatatatttatatttaaattactaaaagtATTATACATGGTTataattgaattgattttgatttattctaaCTAGGTAAGATATTGTTATTTGTGACTTTGAGttctattttttagtttatgcTTCTCAAAATATTATGCCATACATATTATCatataatgaatttaattatggtaaaagtgaatttattagttgtgaaaaaaaaaactatttttgcATTCGTCTGCTCATGACGCTTAATTctaaaaaacatgtttttggtcctgaacaaTTGTGTTGCAATTTCAAGAGTAAGTCCACGAaggattaaaagaaaatatttaaaaagtttgataaaaaaacatatctTAAACTTATCATTGTTGCTCACGACTCTCATTGTTGCATTATCggaaaaaaatgtatttaaaaagtttgataaattgcttaaacttattaaaagaaaaacttatTAACTATCACCCAAATCGttcattattttcaatttaaattataaaacaactGCTACTATATGCATTTCGTCAATATAATCACATTTATAATACGATTCTAAATTCTTTCAAAGATCAAACTCTACAACCATTCGATAAGACGCAAAGCATTccctaaaatttatgaaatgtaGCATCTTCAGATTCCTTCTAATAAGTAGCCGACAACTAGACTTCAtatctccattttatttttttattattctttattttgaattagctctaaaatattattggtAGTAAAGCGCTACCAAATATGACGGTGAAGTGTATGACTGATGAAAGAGGCTTCTTTTTGGGCTTCTGCATATCCTGTCAGATtgttatttgtgaatttgttgataaatgttgAGAAAAGTTTGTGCGATTTCCAAAGCATATCGTATCCAAAAtctgaatattttgaaacatGTGATAATAGATTGATTAGCGATGAGTTGTGTTATGATCGTGAAGCTCTAGGAAGAGAACATTTGGATTTTGTTTCCAAGTTCACTAATGAACAGCTTCATGTTCATGATACTATAATGTCATTTGTCTGTTCAAATGCTGGATGAATGTTTTTTGTCTATGACTATGGATGTACTGGTAAAACTTTCATATGGAGGTCTTTGTCAGCAGGAATTCGTTCGAGGgtaatattgttttaaatgtGGCGTCGAGTGGAATAACTTCTCTATTGTTGCCTAGAAGAAGAACAACTCATTCTCGCTTTAAAATTTCCATCAGTGTGAATGAAGATTCTGTGTGCAATATAAAATGAGGTTGTGCACTTGCTAAACTGATTGCAAGAGTTAAGCTTATAATATGGGATAGAGCTCCGATGATTTATAAACATTGCGTAGAAGTCGTGGATAGGACTTTCAAAGATATTATGAGTGTATGTAATGAGTTCAGTATTTGGTGGAAAAACTGTAGTTTTTTGTTaatgttgatgatgatgatcatAAGGGTGATTCAATTGTCAATGTTGTTTGTAAagaagtttttcaaaaatatgaactGTTGTTTTTCTACCGTTGCCAGTACCCTGAAAAATGAAGACACTTTCTTCTTTTGACATTGTCACATAATTACTTATTTTCATTACATGTGAAGatctttttctaaaaatatttgggCAGTGCATCGCACGTGTATATAATGAGATCAgatgagtatatttttctttttctgattgtttttaatgttattaattGTTTCTAATGTTATCAATACTTATTGTAATTTACACATAGCACGGGTGATAAGGTCTGAAGATTTCAGTATGtaacgatgatgatgatgatgatgataggAGCGGTTATTCCACTGTTAATGTCGTTTACAAAGAAGTTTTTCAAGCTTTGTAAAATAGCTTTCCTGTAGCTTCGTGAAATCCAATTTGGCTAGAAACTTGAAAAATGAAGGCACTTCTTCTTTTGACATTGTTTGTTTAGAAAATTTCTTCGCTTCATTACATGTGAAGTtcttttt
This window contains:
- the LOC125208228 gene encoding U4/U6 small nuclear ribonucleoprotein Prp31 homolog — translated: MEEDVDGDLADIEALNYDDLDSVSKLQKTQRFTDIMQKVEDALENGSENSTHGIVLEDDPEYQLIVDCNALSVDIENEIVIIHNFIRDKYRLKFPELESLVHHPIDYARVVKKIANEMDLTLVDLEGFLPSAIIMVVSVTASTTSGKPLPEDVLQKTIDACDRALALDSAKKKVLDFVESRMGYIAPNLSAIVGSAVAAKIIGTAGGLSALAKMPACNVQLLGAKKKNLAGFSTATSQFRVGYLEQTEIFQSTPPSLRMRACRLLASKSTLAARVDSTRGDPVGKTGRTLRAEIHKKIEKWQEPPPAKQPKPLPVPDSEPRKKRGGRRLRKMKERYAITDMRKLANRMQFGIPEESSLGDGLGEGYGMLGQAGSGKLRVSVGQSKLAAKVAKKFKDRSYGTSGATSGLTSSLAFTPVQGIELSNPQANQFGGTQSTYFSETGTFSKIKRT